A single window of Watersipora subatra chromosome 11, tzWatSuba1.1, whole genome shotgun sequence DNA harbors:
- the LOC137407912 gene encoding general transcription factor II-I repeat domain-containing protein 2B-like produces the protein MTGEHTGLVGLLLKSRVWNVPPIVYHCIFHQENLGAQHLKMGHVMELVIFTVNYIGARALSHRQFKEMLKEIEAEFQDVTYYCKVRWLSSAKTLRRFLSLLDPINTFMRGKRRNHEKFRNVA, from the coding sequence ATGACTGGAGAACACACAGGCTTAGTTGGCTTGCTGTTGAAGTCCAGAGTGTGGAATGTCCCTCCTATCGTGTACCACTGCATCTTTCACCAGGAAAATTTAGGAGCACAGCACCTTAAGATGGGACATGTCATGGAATTGGTTATATTCACAGTAAACTACATAGGGGCTCGAGCTTTGAGCCACCGCCAGTTCAAAGAGATGCTGAAGGAGATTGAAGCAGAATTTCAAGACGTGACATATTATTGTAAAGTGAGATGGCTCAGTAGTGCAAAAACACTTCGTCGGTTTCTCAGTCTTCTAGATCCCATCAATACTTTCATGAGAGGCAAAAGACGTAACCATGAAAAATTCAGAAATGTGGCATGA